Proteins found in one bacterium genomic segment:
- the tuf gene encoding elongation factor Tu: MSKEKFERNKPHVNIGTIGHVDHGKTSLTAAITKTLAKAGGAKYTAYDEIDKAPEEKARGITISTAHVEYETANRHYAHVDCPGHADYVKNMITGAAQMDGAILVVSAADGPMPQTREHILLARQVGVPAIVVFLNKADMVDDPELLDLVELEVRELLSSYQFPGDKIPIVRGSALCALEDKNPDLGENAILKLMAEVDAYIPQPERVLDKPFLMPIEDVFSIAGRGTVVTGRVEQGIVKVGEEIEIVGLQDTIKTTCTGVEMFRKLLDEGRAGDNVGILLRGTKREEVMRGQVLAKPGTIKPHTKFEAEVYVLTKEEGGRHTPFFNNYRPQFYFRTTDVTGTVTLPAGTEMVMPGDNIRISVELIAPIAMDEGLRFAIREGGRTVGAGVVSKIAA; encoded by the coding sequence ATGTCAAAAGAGAAGTTTGAGCGGAATAAGCCGCACGTAAACATTGGGACGATTGGTCACGTTGACCATGGCAAGACGTCGTTGACGGCTGCGATTACGAAGACGCTGGCCAAGGCTGGCGGTGCGAAATACACGGCCTATGATGAGATTGACAAGGCGCCGGAAGAGAAGGCCCGTGGTATTACGATTTCGACGGCTCACGTTGAATATGAGACGGCCAACCGTCACTATGCTCACGTGGATTGCCCTGGCCACGCGGATTATGTGAAGAACATGATCACCGGTGCGGCTCAGATGGATGGCGCGATTTTGGTTGTGTCCGCTGCTGACGGCCCGATGCCGCAGACGCGCGAGCACATTCTTCTGGCCCGCCAGGTTGGCGTCCCTGCTATCGTTGTGTTCCTGAACAAGGCCGACATGGTGGACGATCCTGAGCTGCTGGATCTGGTTGAGCTGGAAGTTCGCGAACTTCTGTCTTCCTACCAGTTCCCCGGCGACAAGATCCCCATCGTTCGCGGTTCCGCGCTGTGCGCTCTGGAAGACAAGAACCCGGATCTGGGCGAGAACGCCATCCTGAAGCTGATGGCTGAAGTGGATGCATACATCCCGCAGCCTGAGCGCGTTCTGGACAAGCCGTTCCTGATGCCGATTGAGGACGTATTCTCCATCGCCGGCCGCGGTACGGTGGTTACCGGCCGCGTTGAGCAGGGCATCGTGAAAGTGGGCGAGGAGATCGAGATCGTCGGTCTGCAAGACACCATCAAAACGACCTGCACGGGCGTTGAAATGTTCCGCAAACTGCTGGACGAAGGCCGCGCTGGCGACAACGTGGGCATTCTGCTCCGCGGTACGAAGCGTGAGGAAGTGATGCGCGGTCAGGTTCTGGCCAAGCCGGGCACCATCAAGCCGCACACCAAGTTCGAAGCCGAAGTTTACGTGCTGACGAAAGAAGAAGGTGGCCGTCATACGCCGTTCTTCAACAACTACCGTCCGCAGTTCTACTTCCGCACCACCGACGTGACGGGCACCGTGACGCTTCCGGCTGGCACGGAGATGGTCATGCCTGGCGACAACATCCGTATCTCGGTCGAGCTGATCGCTCCGATCGCCATGGATGAAGGCCTCCGCTTCGCCATCCGCGAAGGCGGCCGCACCGTCGGCGCAGGCGTCGTGTCCAAAATCGCGGCGTAA